DNA sequence from the Leptolyngbya sp. CCY15150 genome:
GTAGGAGATGGTTCAGACTGGATTGTTTTGGCTGTTGGAACGCAAGGTGATCCAGTCTATGAACCTGCCTGAGTGATTAGTCCTGCTCTTGGAGCTGACGAGATTCTAGCCAGAGGGGAATCACAATCCAAGCTGCTACTAGCGCTAGGGCAAAGAGGGCAAACTTGGCCACGTCGCTAATCAACTCCTCTAGGGGAATAATCTGCCCGGCAAAATAAGCCAGGGTCACCATGATTGAGGCCCAAGAGGCTGCACCAATGAAGTTACAGAGCAAAAACTTGGGATAGGGCATTTGGGAAAGACCGGCTAGGGGGCCAGCAAAGATGCGTAGGAGCGCCACAAATCGCCCTAGGATGACGGCTCGCACAGCATTTTGGGCAAACCGTACCCGCACCTCAAGCATTTGCTCTTCCTTGAGACGAAACAGTCGCCCAATGCGAACCATGAGCGGCCATCCGCCATAGTAGCCAATCCAATAGCCGATGTTGTCGCCTACCACGGCACCGGCGATCGCACTGGGCAACACAAACCAATAGTTGAGTTCTCCACTGCCGGCGAGGAAGCCACCAATGAGCGTAATGGTTTCACCGGGGAGGGGAATGCCTGCGTTTTCAAGCATGATGCCAATGCCGACCGCCCAGTAGCCATACTGCTGAGCAATTTCTTGTAGAGTTTCTAGCGACATTAGCTCCAGGGACATAGAGGTCAGCCTTTACATGGGTTAACATTTTCTTTCAATATCGTGACGCAGGTGAAAGGGTCGTGTCAATTGACATCTCTCAGTTAGCCTGCGGGCGAGTCTGGGTTTAGCCTAAGAATTCGGTGCGGTGGGCCAGATCCTGAGAAGATTTGTAGGGCAAGCAGATCCATCGGCTGTTCTGGGGCACTCTGAAGGGGCCTGGCTGGTCTTAGATG
Encoded proteins:
- a CDS encoding DedA family protein; the protein is MSLELMSLETLQEIAQQYGYWAVGIGIMLENAGIPLPGETITLIGGFLAGSGELNYWFVLPSAIAGAVVGDNIGYWIGYYGGWPLMVRIGRLFRLKEEQMLEVRVRFAQNAVRAVILGRFVALLRIFAGPLAGLSQMPYPKFLLCNFIGAASWASIMVTLAYFAGQIIPLEELISDVAKFALFALALVAAWIVIPLWLESRQLQEQD